A genomic stretch from Styela clava chromosome 5, kaStyClav1.hap1.2, whole genome shotgun sequence includes:
- the LOC120344337 gene encoding uncharacterized protein LOC120344337 — protein sequence MRNKFPEKLFSSSIQCATKRIFDCLIDIEEEVSMQQIVRDFIVNACLPRSLLLRVVRLLLIYLDRGYNVFPINGSKGEVEESARTKSRVTNGDVNNLGRRQRSVKIIKALIHCILSSWGDKQLLPQYFFQDDGVSSRTLSLRGRQTVLVHIVESFVCWSDIMGSGELQSDVCANSEKWPCPPKTLNLRSEHGNWSGTRTALAAISSIIKSETTNSRIFEPNQRCFKCKRNTTNTTYKKTPRDSKRPVINMDIVLMGSIQDWVVDVLLFVLRNSSSKGFDIEISSIRSEDVDLYKLCEIIRSLRMPHKVQSLELRMKDPRSIFTASHVFRTLTGLQSFKFAHLWRRATQRTELTTQECIRLRDDILQHWKDLSKMRLEGIVLFSDFTSTNQALTAFLNPNMQYLEFSYDSLSEQTLDWILHWNKNSIRNKDGCHLEQQQNYPRMVCNNIHTMRFDNEALLSANANSFSKFLALLKNSCQFLKTLEINQCGFTESQAKQTLSQFLDFDNKQTDLFEPSDAYTFNLPLEHFTFRERRLSAKVILDMFTSLCAAKRNHLSSFAYFGVLSPKRSDVFWQGQSPTKSLESWVCPFELSMNKISKQHHCSHVYCDVFWEPCEDDTL from the exons ATGAGGaataaatttccagaaaaattattttcatcaaGTATTCAATGCGCTACAAAAAGAATTTTTGATTGTCTTATAGACATTGAAGAGGAAGTATCTATGCAACAAATCGTGAGAGATTTTATTGTCAACGCTTGTTTGCCTAGAAGTCTGCTTCTTAGAGTCGTACGACTGCTTCTGATATACCTAGATAGAGGGTATAACGTATTTCCAATCAACGGAAGCAAGGGAGAGGTCGAAGAATCCGCGAGAACTAAAAGTCGCGTTACAAACGGAGATGTAAACAATTTAGGCCGAAGACAACGGTCTGTGAAGATTATCAAAGCGCtgattcattgtattttatccAGTTGGGGAGATAAACAATTATTGCcccaatatttttttcaagatgACGGCGTTTCGAGTAGAACATTATCCTTACGGGGTCGACAAACAGTACTTGTGCATATAGTAGAATCATTTGTTTGCTGGTCGGATATTATGGGATCTGGTGAATTACAAAGTGACGTGTGTGCTAATAGCGAAAAATGGCCTTGTCCTCCAAAAACCCTCAACTTACGTTCCGAACATGGTAATTGGAGTGGAACGAGAACAGCCTTGGCTGCAATAAGCTCTATTATTAAATCTGAAACAACAAATAGTAGAATTTTTGAACCCAATCAAAGATGCTTCAAATGCAAGAGAAATACGACTAACACAACATATAAAAAGACACCTCGTGATTCTAAACGACCAGTTATTAATATGGATATTGTATTGATGGGCTCCATTCAAGACTGGGTAGTAGATGTTCTACTATTCGTTCTTCGGAATTCGTCGTCAAAAGGATTTGacattgaaatttcatcaaTACG ATCTGAAGatgtagatttgtataaatTGTGCGAAATCATTCGAAGTTTGAGGATGCCCCACAAAGTACAATCTTTGGAATTACGAATGAAAGATCCCAGATCCATCTTTACTGCATCGCACGTTTTTCGAACTTTAACTGGTCTGCAGTCCTTTAAATTTGCGCATCTCTGGCGACGAGCGACGCAAAGGACCGAACTTACAACACAAGAG TGTATTCGACTAAGGGATGACATTTTGCAGCATTGGAAAGACCTGAGCAAAATGAGATTGGAGGGAATAGTTTTGTTCTCCGATTTTACGAGTACCAATCAAGCCTTAACTGCATTCCTCAATCCAAACATGCAGTATCTCGAATTTTCCTATGATAGCTTATCAGAACAAACCTTAGATTGGATCCTCCATTGGAATAAGAATTCGATAAGAAACAAAGATGGATGCCATCTCGAACAACAACAGAACTATCCTCGCATGGTTTGCAACAATATCCATACTATGAGATTTGACAACGAAGCCCTGCTTAGCGCAAACGCAAATTCCTTCTCTAAATTCTTAGCCTTGTTGAAAAATTCTTGCCAATTCTTGAAAACATTGGAAATCAATCAATGTGGCTTTACCGAAAGCCAGGCAAAACAAACCCTATCTCAATTTCTGGATTTCGACAACAAGCAAACAGATTTATTCGAACCAAGCGACGCATATACGTTTAATTTGCCATTAGAGCACTTCACTTTCCGCGAAAGGAGATTAAGTGCGAAAGTTATATTAGACATGTTTACTTCACTTTGCGCGGCTAAAAGAAACCATCTTTCCAGTTTTGCGTATTTTGGTGTTTTAAGCCCCAAAAGAAGCGACGTGTTCTGGCAAGGCCAATCCCCCACAAAAAGCTTAGAGAGCTGGGTATGTCCATTTGAACTTTCtatgaataaaatatcaaaacaacaTCATTGTTCCCATGTATATTGCGACGTGTTTTGGGAGCCATGCGAAGACGACACACTCTAG